From the genome of Acinetobacter sp. TR3:
GGTCCGGGTGGTATGTTCCAGATCGTTGCCGACATGCTCAAGATCATGTTCAAAGAAGACTGGACACCAAAGTTTGCTGACAAGCTGACTTTTCGTTTAGCACCAGCAGTTGCGATGGCAACTGCAGTACTTTCGTTTATGGTCATCCCAGTAAGTCCTACACTGGGCGTTGCGGATATGAGTATCGGTCTATTGTTCTTTATGGCAATGGCGGGTATTGCAGTTTATGCAGTGCTATTTGGTGGTTGGGCGTCTAACAACAAATACTCGTTACTCGGTGGTCTTCGTTCTGCTGCTCAAACTATTTCTTATGAAGTGTTCTTGGGTATCTCATTGATGGGTGTGGTTGCGATTGCAGGCTCATTCAATCTACGTGAAATCGTTGAAGCTCAACGTGATGTTTGGTTTGTTATTCCACAATTCATTGGTTTCATTATCTTTGTTATTGCTGGTGTTGCAGTGACGCATCGTCATCCATTTGACCAACCAGAAGCTGAGCAAGAATTGGCGGAAGGTTATCATGTTGAATATGGTGGGATGAAGTGGGGGATGTTCTTCGTTGCGGAATACGTCAACGTGGTTTTAATCTCTGCACTGATCGTAACGTTATTCTTCGGCGGATGGCTTGCACCATTTAACTTAGAAATTCCATTTGTTCCACCAGTTTTTTGGTTCGTGATTAAAACAGCATTCTTTGTAATGATGTTTGTATTGGCGCGTGGTTCTTTAATGCGTCCACGTTATGACCAAGTGATGAACTTTGGTTGGAAAGTTTGTTTGCCATTGGCGTTGGTCAACTTGTTAGTGACTGGTGCTGTGATTCTGATGAATCAGGCCTAGGACAGCAGGGAGTACAAAATGTATAAAATTCTAGCTGGATTTGGAACGATTGTCCGTTCGTTGTGGATGGTGTTTAGCCATGTAACACGTAAACGTGACACGATTTTATATCCAGAAGTACCAGCTGAACAAATTGTGCCTCCACGCTTTCGTGGTCGCATCATCTTGACGCGTGATCCAGATGGTGAAGAGCGTTGTGTGGCATGTAACCTTTGTGCGGTTGCATGTCCTGTTGGCTGTATTTCATTACAAAAAGCGGAAAAAGAAGATGGACGTTGGTATCCAGAATTTTTCCGTATTAACTTTTCACGCTGCATTTTCTGCGGTATGTGTGAAGAAGCTTGTCCTACAACTGCAATTCAGATGACTCCAGATTTTGAACTTGCTGAATATGTACGCCAAGACTTGGTTTATGAAAAAGAAAACTTATTGATTTCTGGCCCAGGCAAATATCCTGACTATAACTTCTACCGTGTTACTGGTATGGCAGTAAATGGTAAGGAAAAAGGTCAAGCACAAAAAGAAAGTGCACCAGTTGATGTACGGAGCTTATTACCATGATGTGGCCATTTTATTTGATGGCACTTGTGGCCATCGTATCGACAATTCGTGTTGTGACAAATACGAATCCCGTACATGCTCTTTTAAGCTTAATCGTTTCTTTACTTGCTGTTGCTGGTATTTTCATGATCGTGGGTGCGCCTTTTGCTGGTGCACTTGAGATTATTGTTTATGCTGGTGCGATCATGGTCTTGTTCGTCTTTGTGGTCATGATGTTGAACCTTGGACAAGATACGGTTGAACAAGAACGTAAATGGTTGAGTTCTGATGCATGGGCATATCCTGCATTAATGAGTTTCTTATTGGGCTTGGTTTTGGTTTGGATGTTGGGTGGAGAATACACCACGATTTCTGCACCATTAGGTACAGAAATTGTAGGTCCTAAAGCAGTCGGTCAAGCATTATTTACTCACTATCTATTATTGGTAGAAGTTGCCGCGATGTTATTGCTTGCAGCCTTAGTTGCTGCATATCACTTAGGCAAACGTGAACCAAGTGCAGAAGAGGATAAACAATAATGGGACACATCCCTTTAGAACATGGTTTGATTGTTGCAACCATCCTTTTTGCACTGGGTTTTTACGGTGTAATGGTGCGACGCAACCTATTATTTATGCTAATGAGCCTTGAAGTGATGATGAATGCTGCTGCATTGGCATTTGTTTTGGCAGGTAGTGTTTGGGCTCAACCAGATGGACAAGTGATGTTCATTTTGATCCTAACGCTTGCTGCGGCAGAGGCGTGTATTGGTCTTGCGATCGTCCTTCAGTTTTATCATCGCTTCCATCACTTGGATGTGGATGCTGCTAGTGAGATGCGCGGATGAGTACATTATATTTAACCGTTTTATTTCCGCTCATTGGTTTTATCCTGTTAGCGGCAGGGCGTAACAAACTGTCTGAAAATGTGGCTGCCATTATTGGTGTCGGTTCAGTGGGTTTATCTGCGCTATTTGCTTTAATCGCGGGTCTTGCATTTACCAGCAGTGGCCAATCCGTTTTTGTCCAACACTTATGGACGTGGTTCAGTGTTGGCGGTTTTGAGCCAGGTATTAGCTTGCACCTCGATGGTTTGTCATTATTGATGACAGGTATGATCACAGGTGTTGGTTTCCTGATTCACATCTTTGCATCATGGTATATGCGTGGTGAAGAAGATTACGCACGTTTCTTCTCTTATTTCAACCTGTTTGTTGCCAGCATGTTGTTGTTGGTACTCGGCGATAACTTGGCGTTATTGTTCTTAGGTTGGGAAGGCGTAGGTCTGTGTTCATACCTCTTGATTGGTTTCTACTACTCAAACCCTGCAAATGGTTGGGCAGCAATCAAAGCATTCACCGTAACACGTGTGGGTGACGTTTTCTTACTCATCGCATTGTTCTTGCTCTATCAACAGTTTGGTACGTTAAATACACAGTACATTGTTGAACATGCGGCGACTGTGATGACACAAAGCTCATCATTGTCGATTTGGACAGCATTGATGTTGTTCTTGGGTGCGGCAGGTAAATCAGCGCAAATTCCATTACAAACTTGGTTAGCTGATGCGATGGCTGGTCCTACACCAGTATCTGCATTGATCCACGCTGCAACGATGGTTACAGCGGGTGTGTACTTATGCTGCCGTATGTTCTCTGTGATGGAAATGGCGCCAGAAGTAATGCAGTTCATCTCGATTACAGGTGCAGTAACCTTACTTGTAGCTGGTTTTGCTGCATTGGTTCAAACCGATATCAAACGTATCTTGGCTTACTCAACTATGAGTCAGTTAGGTTATATGTTTATGGCTGTAGGCGCTGAAGCTTACCAAGCTGGTTTGTTCCACATGTTGGCTCATGCATTCTTCAAAGCATTATTGTTCCTTTCTTCGGGTGCCGTAATTCTTGCATGTCATCACGAACAAAACATTTTCAAAATGGGTGGATTACGTAAAAAGATTCCATTCGTATTTTGGTGTTTCGTCATCGGTGGTGGCGCATTGGCTGCACTTCCAATCGTAA
Proteins encoded in this window:
- the nuoK gene encoding NADH-quinone oxidoreductase subunit NuoK, with translation MGHIPLEHGLIVATILFALGFYGVMVRRNLLFMLMSLEVMMNAAALAFVLAGSVWAQPDGQVMFILILTLAAAEACIGLAIVLQFYHRFHHLDVDAASEMRG
- the nuoJ gene encoding NADH-quinone oxidoreductase subunit J, producing the protein MWPFYLMALVAIVSTIRVVTNTNPVHALLSLIVSLLAVAGIFMIVGAPFAGALEIIVYAGAIMVLFVFVVMMLNLGQDTVEQERKWLSSDAWAYPALMSFLLGLVLVWMLGGEYTTISAPLGTEIVGPKAVGQALFTHYLLLVEVAAMLLLAALVAAYHLGKREPSAEEDKQ
- the nuoL gene encoding NADH-quinone oxidoreductase subunit L, whose protein sequence is MSTLYLTVLFPLIGFILLAAGRNKLSENVAAIIGVGSVGLSALFALIAGLAFTSSGQSVFVQHLWTWFSVGGFEPGISLHLDGLSLLMTGMITGVGFLIHIFASWYMRGEEDYARFFSYFNLFVASMLLLVLGDNLALLFLGWEGVGLCSYLLIGFYYSNPANGWAAIKAFTVTRVGDVFLLIALFLLYQQFGTLNTQYIVEHAATVMTQSSSLSIWTALMLFLGAAGKSAQIPLQTWLADAMAGPTPVSALIHAATMVTAGVYLCCRMFSVMEMAPEVMQFISITGAVTLLVAGFAALVQTDIKRILAYSTMSQLGYMFMAVGAEAYQAGLFHMLAHAFFKALLFLSSGAVILACHHEQNIFKMGGLRKKIPFVFWCFVIGGGALAALPIVTVGFFSKDAILGAVYAQSTIANIPLYNTLYWVGVAGAFLTSIYTFRLIWVVFFGEEKTHAHAIHGVTYWAPLAILATLSTGIGYFLQAPVAKLLTAASIPSFVVPEALEEAVAHAEHLASGVALVGLAVGIFLFVFAYGAVKAFAQTSLGSGLAHICRTAFGFDALYDIVFVKPYLLIAKILGRDPVDGLWLVLPAIVKGGNSFTSSRQTGSLREYASSMSLGVVVLLMILIVVQVVGK
- the nuoH gene encoding NADH-quinone oxidoreductase subunit NuoH, whose protein sequence is MNQEIIRQTPLWAENWPIAYSVIQAVVILLVVVLVAALMSFIERRLLALWQDRYGPNRVGPGGMFQIVADMLKIMFKEDWTPKFADKLTFRLAPAVAMATAVLSFMVIPVSPTLGVADMSIGLLFFMAMAGIAVYAVLFGGWASNNKYSLLGGLRSAAQTISYEVFLGISLMGVVAIAGSFNLREIVEAQRDVWFVIPQFIGFIIFVIAGVAVTHRHPFDQPEAEQELAEGYHVEYGGMKWGMFFVAEYVNVVLISALIVTLFFGGWLAPFNLEIPFVPPVFWFVIKTAFFVMMFVLARGSLMRPRYDQVMNFGWKVCLPLALVNLLVTGAVILMNQA
- the nuoI gene encoding NADH-quinone oxidoreductase subunit NuoI, whose product is MYKILAGFGTIVRSLWMVFSHVTRKRDTILYPEVPAEQIVPPRFRGRIILTRDPDGEERCVACNLCAVACPVGCISLQKAEKEDGRWYPEFFRINFSRCIFCGMCEEACPTTAIQMTPDFELAEYVRQDLVYEKENLLISGPGKYPDYNFYRVTGMAVNGKEKGQAQKESAPVDVRSLLP